The Panicum hallii strain FIL2 chromosome 9, PHallii_v3.1, whole genome shotgun sequence genome has a window encoding:
- the LOC112875916 gene encoding ethylene-responsive transcription factor ERF014-like: MVKNTSNGVATATAFSDDKARPESGVGGKSAARPYKGVRMRSWGSWVSEIRAPNQKRRIWLGSYATPEAAARAYDAALLCLKGSGAVLNFPAASSPSSSSSPHHVDTRHSDPASSSGAMSPRSIQRAAAAAAAAFDAGLGASVEDRCSSSAGATTTTSASLSVSTLCSADHVQEHATSSSAAASTGSPAEGDELWTDLDAFASPKFMDLMASGAAPFSSTWEDPEDDGEVMRLWSFC; this comes from the coding sequence ATggtgaagaacacaagcaatgGCGTCGCCACCGCTACCGCGTTCTCGGACGACAAGGCCAGGCCGGAGAGCGGCGTAGGCGGCAAGTCGGCGGCGAGGCCGTACAAGGGGGTGCGGATGCGGAGCTGGGGGTCGTGGGTGTCGGAGATCAGGGCGCCCAACCAGAAGCGCCGGATCTGGCTCGGCTCCTACGCCACGCCCGAGGCAGCCGCGCGCGCCTACGACGCAGCGCTGCTCTGCCTCAAGGGCTCCGGCGCCGTCCTCAACTTCCCCGCcgcctcgtcgccgtcgtcgtcctcctccccgCACCACGTCGATACCCGCCACTCAGACCCGGCGTCGTCGTCGGGCGCCATGTCACCGAGGTCCATCcaacgcgcggcggccgcggccgccgccgcattcGACGCGGGCCTCGGCGCCAGCGTCGAAGACAGGTGCTCTtccagcgccggcgcgaccACAACGACGTCTGCCTCTCTGTCAGTGTCAACGCTGTGCAGCGCCGATCACGTCCAGGAGCACGCTACCTCGTCGTCCGCCGCGGCCAGCACCGGCTCGCCGGCCGAGGGGGACGAGCTGTGGACGGACCTGGACGCCTTCGCCTCGCCCAAGTTCATGGATCTGATGGCCTCCGGCGCCGCGCCGTTCTCGTCGACGTGGGAGGATCccgaggacgacggcgaggtgatgaggctgtggagCTTCTGCTAA